CATGTTTTTTTGGTGATAATAATTGATGTGCTAAATCTCCGTCATTTGTTAATAGTAATAATCCTTCAGTATCTTTATCTAATCGACCCACCGGGAAAATGTCTTTTCGATAGTGTTTTTTTGCTAATAGATCAACTACAGTTCTTTCGATTGGATCCTTAGTTGAAGAAATCACATTTTTAGGTTTATTTAATACATAATAAAAATATTTTTGATAAACGATTTTTTCTCCTGCATGGGTAACATAATCATCGATTTGAGAAATTTGTTGCTTTCCATCTTTTGCCAAAGTTCCATTCACTTTAATACATTTTTGTTTTAATAATTGCTTAACTTCTTTTCTACTACCTAATCCAGAATCCGAAAGAAATTTATCTAAACGCATACCATACATCCCTTAATTTATATTGATCTGTTCATTTCAAAATAATTGACTATCATTAAATTTTTCTTCCATCTTTATTAAATGATTATCATTTGTATATTTATTAGGAAGATAAAAATTAGACGTAAAAATGAATGATTGATCATCCTTACGTCTAATAAATAAACCTAACTTTTCATTCTTAGTTTTTCTCGTAATCGTATTGAAATATTTCCCAAAAGCTTGTCCGCTAATTTGAATTTTAATGTTAAATACATATAAACAGCTCCACCAAAAGTCGCTACCAAAACAACAATTAAAAAGGATTGAAATCTAC
The genomic region above belongs to Melissococcus plutonius ATCC 35311 and contains:
- a CDS encoding pseudouridine synthase: MRLDKFLSDSGLGSRKEVKQLLKQKCIKVNGTLAKDGKQQISQIDDYVTHAGEKIVYQKYFYYVLNKPKNVISSTKDPIERTVVDLLAKKHYRKDIFPVGRLDKDTEGLLLLTNDGDLAHQLLSPKKHVDKEYLAEIDGIVTEQDIKLFAKGFTLKNGEAVKPARLIIDQMDEGHQMTIVHLTIQEGKFHQVKRVFETIGKRVTYLKRLKMGSLSLDSDLPLGKYRPLTTVELAQLKQFKNEK